One genomic window of Quercus lobata isolate SW786 chromosome 9, ValleyOak3.0 Primary Assembly, whole genome shotgun sequence includes the following:
- the LOC115961892 gene encoding receptor-like protein 7 — translation MGSSLSFVMFTQFLFLLSLLSLVSAGSFSSVEPLCHDDESFALLQFKESLIINQSTSAYSKISSWMAQSSDCCTWDGIQCDENTGHVISLDISNSSLYGSINSSSSLFQLVHLQKLNLSINNFNHSEIPVGVRRLSKLTHLDLSYSGFSGKIPSEILQLSKLVSLNLALNPLKLHKPGLRSIAEKLTNLEELILSEVDISSTVPSILANLSSLTTISLINCGLHGEFPTGIFQLPNLKSLCVHINPKLTGRVPEFNRSSPLEVLRLAGASFSGKLPDSMGNLQSLYELDVNSCNFAGPIPSSFANLTKLTYLDLSENIFSLGTLSWVGKQTKLTMLLLANISLYGDIPFSSIGNLTKLTSLVLGQNELTGPIPSWLANLTQLNTLWFSDNKLCGPIPTSISSLLSLQVLDLFSNNLSGTIEFDLIRKLNNLFHLDLSNNNLSLVIHPSTNSTFQKFKVLALGSCNLSDFPEFLRNQDQLEILVLSQNNIHGQIPKWISNLSIDTLMFLIMSGNSLTGFDQTPNPFPWRSLQFLNLLNNKLQGALPIPPPSIFSYSVSNNMLTGDISQMICELSSLSYLDVSYNNLSGFLPHCLGDLKNLSVLNLQYNNFHGSIPQIFMEGCKLGMITLSQNHFEGPLPRSLVNCTILEVLDIGNNHIIDIFPSWLGILPELRVLILRSNGIHGFIGKPDRIQRFPKLQIIDVSNNNISGKLPSEYFQIWKAMQSFDASHLTYMQANGQMKKHVSYGWLLMSYAYSMTLTNKGIMTKYLQIQDFLVAIDLSGNKFEGEIPKILGNLKALHMLNFSNNILTGFIPSSLAILTNLESLDLSQNMLVGEIPPQLVGLTFLAFLNMSHNNLTGPIPQGKQFLTFQNSSFNGNVELCGSPLSKRCSNSEDPPTPPSNFEAKQGSEFPFEFGWKVVAMGYGCGFIVGVFVGQIIITRKSGWFIKSFVIGHPTGRRVKWRRR, via the coding sequence ATGGGTTCGTCACTTTCTTTCGTGATGTTCACACAGTTTCTCTTCCTATTGTCTCTGCTTTCTCTTGTTTCTGCTGGCTCTTTTTCTTCGGTGGAGCCACTATGTCATGATGATGAGAGCTTTGCCTTGTTGCAATTCAAAGAAAGCCTTATCATCAATCAATCCACTTCCGCTTATTCAAAGATTTCGTCGTGGATGGCACAAAGTAGTGATTGCTGCACATGGGATGGTATTCAATGTGATGAAAACACGGGTCATGTGATCAGCCTTGACATCAGTAACAGTTCTCTTTATGGTTCTATCAACTCCAGTAGCAGCCTCTTCCAGCTTGTTCACCTTCAAAAGCTTAATCTCTCCATCAACAACTTCAATCACTCTGAAATCCCCGTTGGAGTAAGGCGGCTTTCAAAGCTTACTCACCTTGACCTCTCTTATTCTGGATTTTCAGGAAAGATCCCATCAGAAATTTTACAACTCTCGAAGTTGGTTTCCCTAAACCTCGCTCTGAATCCATTGAAGCTCCACAAACCTGGTCTCAGAAGTATAGCTGAGAAGTTAACAAACTTGGAAGAACTAATTCTGAGTGAGGTGGACATATCGTCCACTGTACCCAGTATCTTGGCAAACTTATCTTCTTTAACAACTATTTCTCTTATAAATTGTGGTTTGCATGGTGAGTTTCCAACCGGAATTTTTCAGCTACCAAATCTCAAGTCTCTCTGTGTGCACATCAATCCAAAACTCACTGGTCGTGTACCAGAATTTAATAGAAGTAGCCCCCTTGAAGTTTTGAGACTTGCAGGCGCAAGTTTCTCTGGAAAGCTACCAGATTCAATGGGTAACCTCCAGTCCTTATATGAATTGGATGTTAATAGTTGCAATTTCGCTGGACCAATACCATCGTCATTTGCTAACCTAACGAAGCTCACGTATCTAGATCTTTCAGAAAACATTTTTAGCCTTGGGACTCTCTCTTGGGTTGGTAAGCAAACCAAACTCACCATGTTACTTCTAGCAAATATTAGTTTATATGGTGATATCCCGTTTTCTTCTATTGGAAACCTGACTAAACTTACATCATTAGTACTTGGTCAGAATGAATTAACCGGTCCTATCCCATCGTGGCTAGCAAACCTCACCCAACTAAATACTCTATGGTTTTCAGACAATAAATTGTGTGGTCCAATTCCGACATCTATTTCCAGCCTTTTGAGTCTTCAAGTTTTAGACTTGTTTTCAAATAACTTGAGTGGCACGATAGAATTTGACTTGATTCGAAAGCTCAATAACCTCTTCCACCTCGATTTATCTAATAACAATCTTTCATTAGTTATTCATCCTAGTACTAATTCTACCTTTCAAAAATTTAAGGTATTAGCACTGGGTTCTTGTAACCTAAGTGACTTCCCAGAGTTCCTTAGAAACCAAGATCAGTTGGAAATTTTGGTGCTTTCTCAAAACAACATTCATGGCCAAATACCAAAATGGATCTCTAACTTGAGTATAGACACTCTCATGTTTTTAATTATGTCAGGAAACTCACTCACAGGTTTTGATCAAACCCCAAATCCTTTCCCTTGGCGTAGTCTACAATTTTTGAACCTTCTAAACAACAAGCTTCAAGGGGCACTGCCAATTCCACCTCCATCCATCTTTTCCTATTCTGTCTCTAACAACATGTTGACTGGAGACATCTCTCAAATGATTTGTGAACTAAGTTCTCTTTCTTATCTTGATGTTTCATACAACAACTTGAGTGGCTTCCTTCCCCATTGTTTAGGAGACTTGAAAAACCTTTCCGTTCTTAATCTCCAATACAACAACTTTCATGGCAGCATTCCTCAAATATTCATGGAAGGATGCAAATTGGGGATGATCACATTGAGTCAAAATCATTTTGAGGGGCCTTTACCAAGATCATTGGTTAACTGTACAATTCTGGAAGTTCTTGATATTGGAAACAATCATATAATTGATATTTTCCCCTCTTGGTTGGGCATTCTTCCTGAGCTAAGGGTTCTCATTTTGCGATCAAATGGAATCCATGGTTTTATTGGAAAACCTGATAGAATTCAAAGATTcccaaaattacaaataattgaTGTCTCAAACAATAATATTAGTGGTAAGTTGCCATCTGAATATTTCCAAATTTGGAAAGCCATGCAAAGCTTTGATGCAAGTCACTTAACATATATGCAAGCAAATGGTCAGATGAAAAAACATGTAAGCTATGGTTGGTTATTGATGTCGTATGCCTACTCAATGACATTGACAAACAAAGGCATAATGACAAAATATTTGCAAATCCAAGATTTCCTCGTGGCCATTGATCTATCAGGCAACAAGTTTGAAGGagaaattccaaaaattttggggaatCTAAAAGCGCTTCACATGCTTAACTTTTCCAACAATATTCTTACTGGTTTTATCCCGTCGTCTTTGGCAATCTTAACAAACCTAGAATCACTGGATCTTTCTCAAAATATGCTAGTTGGGGAGATTCCTCCACAACTAGTGGGGCTCACCTTCCTTGCTTTCTTGAATATGTCTCATAATAATCTTACAGGACCTATACCACAAGGGAAACAATTTCTCACATTTCAAAATAGTTCATTTAATGGAAATGTAGAATTGTGTGGAAGCCCATTGTCCAAAAGATGTTCCAATTCAGAGGACCCACCAACTCCACCTTCAAATTTTGAAGCAAAACAAGGCTCAGAGTTTCCATTTGAGTTTGGCTGGAAGGTAGTTGCGATGGGATATGGATGTGGATTTATAGTTGGAGTTTTTGTTGGACAAATTATAATCACAAGGAAGAGTGGTTGGTTTATAAAGTCTTTTGTAATTGGCCATCCAACAGGAAGAAGGGTGAAGTGGAGGAGAcgctaa